From the genome of Anopheles merus strain MAF chromosome X, AmerM5.1, whole genome shotgun sequence, one region includes:
- the LOC121595895 gene encoding probable methylthioribulose-1-phosphate dehydratase isoform X1, with protein sequence MASGRSSIYQDLSEIYDNVINKEHPRKLIPELCKQFYNLGWVTGTGGGISIKLDDEIYIAPSGVQKERIQPDDLFIQNIEGDDLQTPPDYKKLTKSQCTPLFMLAYKERSAGAVIHTHSPAAVMTTLLWPGKEFRCTHLEMIKGIYDYELNRNLMYDEELVVPIIENTLFEKDLEESMANALRDYPGTSAILVRRHGVYVWGHNWQKAKTMAECYDYLFSLAVEMHKVGLDANAVPKRY encoded by the exons ATGGCATCGGGAAGGTCATCCATCTATCAGGATCTGTCCGAG ATTTATGATAATGTAATCAATAAG GAGCATCCCCGCAAGCTGATACCGGAGCTGTGCAAACAGTTCTACAACCTCGGATGGGTGACCGGCACCGGTGGCGGTATAAGTATTAAGCTGGA CGATGAAATCTACATTGCCCCGTCCGGCGTGCAGAAGGAGCGGATCCAGCCGGACGATCTCTTCATACAGAACATCGAGGGGGACGATCTGCAAACGCCACCGGACTACAAAAA ACTAACGAAGAGCCAGTGCACGCCACTGTTTATGCTCGCGTACAAGGAGCGCAGCGCCGGGGCGGTCATCCACACGCACAGCCCGGCCGCCGTCATGACCACGCTGCTCTGGCCGGGCAAGGAGTTCCGCTGCACGCATCTCGAGATGATCAAGGGCATCTACGACTACGAGCTGAACCGCAACCTCATGTACGACGAGGAGCTGGTGGTGCCGATCATCGAGAACACGCTGTTCGAGAAGGACCTGGAGGAGTCGATGGCGAACGCGCTGCGCGACTACCCGGGGACGTCCGCGATCCTGGTGCGCCGTCACGGCGTGTACGTGTGGGGCCACAACTGGCAGAAGGCAAAGACGAT GGCGGAGTGCTACGACTATCTGTTCTCGCTCGCCGTGGAAATGCACAAGGTGGGCCTGGACGCGAACGCCGTCCCGAAACGGTACTAG
- the LOC121595895 gene encoding probable methylthioribulose-1-phosphate dehydratase isoform X2 produces the protein MASGRSSIYQDLSEEHPRKLIPELCKQFYNLGWVTGTGGGISIKLDDEIYIAPSGVQKERIQPDDLFIQNIEGDDLQTPPDYKKLTKSQCTPLFMLAYKERSAGAVIHTHSPAAVMTTLLWPGKEFRCTHLEMIKGIYDYELNRNLMYDEELVVPIIENTLFEKDLEESMANALRDYPGTSAILVRRHGVYVWGHNWQKAKTMAECYDYLFSLAVEMHKVGLDANAVPKRY, from the exons ATGGCATCGGGAAGGTCATCCATCTATCAGGATCTGTCCGAG GAGCATCCCCGCAAGCTGATACCGGAGCTGTGCAAACAGTTCTACAACCTCGGATGGGTGACCGGCACCGGTGGCGGTATAAGTATTAAGCTGGA CGATGAAATCTACATTGCCCCGTCCGGCGTGCAGAAGGAGCGGATCCAGCCGGACGATCTCTTCATACAGAACATCGAGGGGGACGATCTGCAAACGCCACCGGACTACAAAAA ACTAACGAAGAGCCAGTGCACGCCACTGTTTATGCTCGCGTACAAGGAGCGCAGCGCCGGGGCGGTCATCCACACGCACAGCCCGGCCGCCGTCATGACCACGCTGCTCTGGCCGGGCAAGGAGTTCCGCTGCACGCATCTCGAGATGATCAAGGGCATCTACGACTACGAGCTGAACCGCAACCTCATGTACGACGAGGAGCTGGTGGTGCCGATCATCGAGAACACGCTGTTCGAGAAGGACCTGGAGGAGTCGATGGCGAACGCGCTGCGCGACTACCCGGGGACGTCCGCGATCCTGGTGCGCCGTCACGGCGTGTACGTGTGGGGCCACAACTGGCAGAAGGCAAAGACGAT GGCGGAGTGCTACGACTATCTGTTCTCGCTCGCCGTGGAAATGCACAAGGTGGGCCTGGACGCGAACGCCGTCCCGAAACGGTACTAG
- the LOC121595466 gene encoding F-box/LRR-repeat protein 4 — protein sequence MMSRERPLLTPVCYAGELKQFVEAVLMASHEYGPNLSYGSVNLIGRPSNFPNYGDHTDSYLLSSYGEWPRLAPSYRPEFGLARVAPCDNPPVDEFFVASFEQAVYPAELGVYETLHPGTVRRITCYVVKVGWLCLWDDRTDKRQDIAGDRGASPSRLFLPTLRTVPHRTRVLRFELNLRDHRYISGLDGIILVGGVHDFPEARGKALAAAAASASPTPSPPPVEAAAALELIGQGAGGTGQPNLTDMPYEILYHILSHLDWFALADVEKVCVRCAEVVADARLYREVNLRPYWDRVDSYFLMWLGNRCAGINKLDLSGCGIVNEFSKIDLQIFFNRHGHTLTHLRLNCIGVRHAMSFVLLLCPELTELCMQNAVLDNQHYQPSVCKRLTTLDLSRAQYAPETLLGLLQQNPNLQHLSLASCDQSSLPDITHTIGEHNRALLSLKLWKTHVLGAHGLVPLQHCTKLQELDLGYSNHEDCAEGTLARLAAACPDLRWLVLGGFRGITNNDLLAIARHCPRLQYLDLMSSVMLSGEAINAIFIGCPALRLLELSYCSGIEQQWLDMWRRQFPHVDVKHQY from the exons ATGATGAGCCGGGAGCGGCCGTTGCTCACCCCGGTCTGCTATGCCGGCGAGCTGAAACAGTTCGTGGAGGCCGTCCTGATGGCCAGCCACGAGTACGGGCCGAACCTTTCCTACGGCTCGGTCAATCTGATTGGCCGGCCGTCCAACTTCCCGAACTACGGCGACCATACGGACTCGTACCTGTTG TCCTCATACGGCGAGTGGCCCCGGCTGGCACCGTCGTACCGGCCCGAGTTCGGGCTGGCCAGGGTAGCGCCCTGCGACAATCCACCGGTGGACGAGTTCTTCGTCGCCAGCTTCGAGCAGGCCGTCTATCCGGCCGAGCTCGGCGTGTACGAAACGCTGCATCCGGGCACGGTCCGCCGCATCACGTGCTACGTGGTGAAGGTCGGCTGGCTCTGTCTCTGGGACGACCGCACCGACAAGCGGCAGGACATAGCGGGCGACCGGGGCGCCAGCCCTTCGCGCCTGTTCCTGCCGACCCTGCGCACCGTCCCGCACCGGACGCGCGTGCTGCGTTTCGAGCTAAACTTGCGCGACCACCGGTACATCAGCGGGCTGGACGGCATCATACTGGTGGGCGGCGTGCACGACTTCCCCGAAGCGCGCGGGAAGgctctagcagcagcagcggcttcCGCCTCACcgacaccatcaccaccaccggtgGAGGCGGCGGCAGCGTTGGAATTGATAGGCCAAGGGGCGGGAGGCACCGGCCAGCCAAACCTTACCGATATGCCGTACGAGATACTGTATCACATCCTCTCCCATCTCGACTGGTTCGCGCTCGCCGACGTGGAGAAGGTGTGCGTCCGGTGCGCCGAGGTGGTGGCCGACGCCCGCCTCTACCGGGAGGTGAACCTGCGCCCGTACTGGGACCGGGTCGATTCTTACTTCCTGATGTGGCTGGGCAACCGGTGCGCCGGCATCAATAAGCTAGACCTGTCCGGGTGCGGCATCGTCAACGAGTTCAGCAAAATCGACCTGCAGAT cTTTTTCAACCGCCACGGCCACACGCTCACGCACCTGCGGCTCAACTGCATCGGCGTGCGGCACGCCATGTcgttcgtgctgctgctgtgtcccGAGCTCACCGAGCTGTGCATGCAGAACGCGGTGCTGGACAACCAGCACTACCAGCCGTCCGTCTGCAAGCGGCTGACCACGCTCGATCTGAGCCGGGCGCAGTACGCGCCCGAGACGCTGCTGGGCCTGCTGCAGCAAAACCCGAACCTGCAGCACCTGAGCCTGGCGAGCTGCGACCAGTCGAGCCTGCCGGACATCACGCACACGATCGGCGAGCACAACCGCGCCCTGCTCAGCCTGAAGCTGTGGAAAACGCACGTGCTCGGGGCGCACGGGCTGGTGCCGCTGCAGCACTGCACCAAGCTGCAGGAGCTCGATCTCGGCTACAGCAACCACGAGGACTGTGCCGAGGGGACGCTCGCCCGGCTGGCGGCGGCCTGTCCCGACCTGCGCTGGCTCGTGCTCGGCGGGTTCCGGGGCATCACCAACAACGATCTGCTGGCGATCGCGCGCCACTGCCCCCGGCTGCAGTACCTGGACCTGATGAGCTCCGTGATGCTGTCCGGCGAGGCGATCAACGCGATCTTCATCGGCTGCCCGGCGCTCCGCCTGCTCGAGCTGAGCTACTGCAGCGGCATCGAGCAGCAGTGGCTCGACATGTGGCGCCGCCAGTTCCCGCACGTCGACGTGAAGCACCAATACTGA